A genome region from Ignavibacteriota bacterium includes the following:
- a CDS encoding ABC transporter permease yields MASASKHPVIRALLSLALVLAVGALFHADGAFFQWDTHRDMLRGVSVFGILACGMTLVIIAGGIDLSVGSILGACAVVFSLLSIHLGLPAFVAIGITLALGLACGVVSGSVIARFRVQPFIATLAMMVFARGLAKFISGGQKISTAVQRPDGTYAYVDVPPLFDAIGARIAGDNVAVVTIVMLVSLALCGILLSRTTWGRELFAVGGNEEAARYAGIPVGATKVLAYGLSGLFCAVAGICQAAQELQGDPEAGSTYELSAIAMVVIGGTSLQGGRGSVWLTLLGVLIIGYLEKILSINAVGEEMRLMLTGVIILGAVLLQRNP; encoded by the coding sequence GTGGCGTCGGCAAGTAAACATCCCGTGATACGAGCGCTCCTCTCGCTGGCACTCGTGCTGGCGGTAGGAGCGCTCTTCCATGCGGATGGTGCATTCTTTCAGTGGGACACCCACCGTGACATGCTCAGGGGTGTCTCGGTGTTCGGCATCCTTGCATGCGGCATGACCCTCGTCATCATCGCCGGAGGGATCGACCTTTCCGTCGGCAGTATCCTCGGAGCCTGTGCCGTCGTCTTCTCCCTCCTCTCGATCCATCTGGGCCTGCCTGCCTTCGTTGCCATCGGCATCACCCTGGCGCTCGGACTCGCCTGCGGCGTCGTGTCCGGATCCGTGATCGCCCGGTTTCGCGTGCAACCGTTCATCGCTACCCTGGCCATGATGGTCTTCGCCCGCGGGTTGGCGAAGTTCATTTCCGGCGGACAAAAGATCTCCACGGCGGTCCAGCGTCCGGATGGCACTTATGCGTACGTCGACGTCCCGCCGCTCTTCGATGCTATCGGTGCACGGATCGCCGGCGACAATGTCGCGGTCGTCACGATCGTCATGCTGGTCTCCCTGGCCCTCTGCGGCATCCTCCTTTCACGCACGACCTGGGGCCGGGAACTCTTCGCCGTGGGAGGCAATGAGGAAGCGGCCCGCTACGCCGGCATCCCGGTCGGAGCCACCAAGGTCCTCGCCTATGGCCTCAGCGGACTCTTCTGTGCCGTGGCCGGCATCTGCCAGGCGGCGCAGGAACTCCAGGGCGATCCCGAAGCGGGATCGACCTATGAACTCAGCGCCATCGCCATGGTTGTCATCGGCGGCACAAGCTTGCAGGGTGGCCGCGGATCGGTGTGGCTGACGCTGCTCGGCGTGCTCATCATCGGGTACCTCGAAAAGATCCTGAGCATCAATGCTGTCGGCGAAGAAATGCGCCTCATGCTCACAGGCGTGATCATTCTCGGGGCGGTATTGCTGCAGCGCAACCCGTGA
- a CDS encoding sugar ABC transporter ATP-binding protein: MITFTSISKTFGGTTALDGVSFSLERGRVHALMGENGAGKSTLGRILAGILRPDHGEVLLGGTPRRFTSPRDARHAGIAMVHQELALCPDLSVAENLCLGNYPVRMRPLIDPAEMTSRAKAMLADVGSAIDPRAAVRTLPVALRQVVQIAGAVGTGASILIFDEPTSSLSEAETGHLFSLIRQLRDRGTTILYVSHRMREVFALADTITVLRDGKFIGSLGRDRATEGEIVSMMIGRELDTHLPRPAAPAPGGSILEVQNLTSEGRFADVNFTVHGGEIVGIAGLVGAGRSELAAAIMGLDRAATGDVRIDGHSLRGLPTGRRIDAGLGFVPEDRKAQGLALMLSCRMNHSFPLLRSLRRFLFLDRKKETGMLEGSFRALAIKAPDFETPVGHLSGGNQQKIVLARWLAGKAHLLILDEPTRGVDIGAKSALHGTIEQLAGRGMGIILISSELPELLRLSTRILVMREGRIVGEVHRQDTDQEHLLRMMSGLAA; encoded by the coding sequence GTGATCACCTTCACCTCCATCAGCAAGACCTTCGGCGGCACGACGGCACTCGACGGCGTCTCGTTCTCACTCGAACGCGGCCGGGTCCATGCACTCATGGGTGAGAACGGGGCGGGAAAATCCACGCTCGGCAGGATCCTCGCCGGGATCCTCCGGCCCGACCATGGCGAGGTCCTCCTCGGCGGAACCCCGCGCCGCTTCACCTCACCACGCGATGCGCGCCATGCAGGGATCGCCATGGTCCACCAGGAACTGGCCCTCTGCCCGGATCTGAGCGTGGCAGAGAATCTCTGCCTCGGCAACTATCCCGTCCGGATGAGGCCGCTCATCGACCCGGCAGAGATGACATCCCGGGCGAAGGCCATGCTCGCCGATGTGGGTTCGGCGATCGACCCCCGGGCCGCCGTGCGCACATTGCCGGTCGCACTCCGCCAGGTGGTCCAGATCGCAGGCGCCGTGGGCACAGGCGCGTCGATCCTGATCTTTGATGAGCCGACAAGCTCGTTGTCGGAGGCGGAAACGGGCCATCTGTTCTCACTCATCCGGCAACTGCGCGACCGCGGCACGACGATCCTGTATGTCTCGCACCGCATGAGGGAGGTGTTCGCGCTTGCAGACACGATCACCGTACTGCGTGACGGGAAGTTCATCGGGTCGCTGGGGCGCGATCGGGCGACCGAAGGAGAGATCGTCTCGATGATGATCGGCCGGGAGCTCGACACACATCTTCCCCGCCCCGCCGCACCGGCTCCCGGGGGCAGCATCCTCGAGGTCCAGAACCTTACATCGGAGGGCAGGTTTGCGGATGTCAATTTCACCGTGCATGGGGGAGAGATCGTAGGGATCGCCGGACTCGTCGGTGCCGGGCGAAGTGAGCTCGCGGCCGCGATCATGGGGCTCGACCGCGCAGCCACCGGGGATGTACGCATCGATGGCCATTCACTCCGGGGGCTCCCGACGGGAAGGCGCATTGACGCAGGACTCGGGTTTGTCCCGGAGGATCGGAAAGCGCAGGGCCTGGCCCTCATGCTTTCATGCAGAATGAATCACTCCTTCCCGCTCCTCCGGTCACTCCGGCGGTTCCTGTTCCTCGACAGGAAGAAGGAGACCGGGATGCTGGAAGGATCGTTTCGCGCGCTCGCCATCAAGGCACCGGACTTCGAGACCCCCGTCGGGCATCTGAGTGGGGGCAACCAGCAGAAGATCGTGCTTGCACGATGGTTGGCAGGCAAGGCACATCTGCTCATCCTGGACGAACCCACCCGCGGGGTGGACATCGGCGCGAAGAGTGCTCTGCACGGTACGATCGAGCAGCTGGCCGGTCGGGGAATGGGGATCATCCTGATCTCATCCGAGCTGCCGGAATTGCTCCGGCTGTCGACACGGATCCTGGTGATGCGTGAGGGACGGATCGTCGGCGAAGTGCACAGGCAGGATACCGATCAGGAGCACCTGCTCAGAATGATGTCCGGACTTGCCGCATAG
- a CDS encoding GHMP kinase, translating to MNSRTPLRVINSVAPIRIVDNGGWTDTWFAGHGKIFNIGIYPYAEVQVEVFAADRSHDRVIIQAENYGDRYAMSPEGQAWTKHPLLEAAIQYMKVPAELSLEVTIFSEAPAGASTGTSAAVSVALLGALDRLTPGHMTPHEVAMAAHHVEMEMLHLQCGIQDQLCSAYGGINYIEMQKFPWASVSQIQVPNSIWWELERRLVLIFLGRSHDSTELHKKVIRELEHEGPGCPRLEALRGTAEMSRDAVYAGDFAAFGHAMVVNTEAQSHLHPDLVSADALKVIEIAKRHGAIGWKVNGAGGAGGSVTLLAGDVSSMKRKMIREIEESDPLFRNIPLYLSRYGLRTWEA from the coding sequence ATGAACAGCCGCACGCCTCTTCGGGTCATCAATAGCGTCGCCCCCATACGCATCGTCGATAACGGGGGGTGGACGGACACCTGGTTTGCCGGCCACGGCAAGATCTTCAATATCGGCATCTATCCATATGCGGAGGTGCAGGTCGAGGTCTTCGCCGCCGACCGTTCGCATGATCGGGTGATCATCCAGGCCGAGAACTACGGTGACCGCTACGCGATGTCACCGGAGGGTCAGGCGTGGACGAAACACCCCTTGCTGGAAGCGGCCATCCAGTATATGAAAGTGCCGGCGGAGCTGTCATTGGAGGTCACGATCTTTTCGGAGGCCCCGGCGGGTGCATCGACCGGAACATCGGCCGCTGTGTCGGTGGCCTTGCTCGGAGCGCTGGACAGGCTTACGCCGGGGCACATGACCCCGCATGAGGTCGCCATGGCCGCCCATCATGTGGAGATGGAAATGTTGCATCTCCAATGTGGCATCCAGGACCAGCTCTGCTCCGCCTATGGGGGGATCAACTATATCGAGATGCAGAAATTCCCGTGGGCATCGGTGTCCCAGATACAGGTCCCGAACAGCATCTGGTGGGAACTTGAACGCCGCCTGGTCCTGATCTTCCTGGGCCGTTCCCACGATTCCACCGAGCTGCACAAGAAGGTGATCCGCGAACTCGAACATGAAGGGCCGGGCTGCCCCCGGTTGGAGGCACTGCGCGGCACGGCAGAGATGTCGCGGGATGCGGTGTATGCCGGTGATTTCGCTGCGTTCGGCCATGCGATGGTCGTGAACACGGAAGCGCAGTCGCACCTCCATCCGGACCTGGTGAGCGCGGATGCCCTGAAAGTGATCGAGATCGCGAAGCGGCACGGAGCGATCGGGTGGAAGGTGAATGGCGCGGGCGGCGCGGGGGGATCGGTGACCCTCCTTGCAGGCGATGTGTCGAGCATGAAACGCAAGATGATCCGGGAGATCGAAGAATCCGACCCGCTGTTCCGGAATATTCCTCTGTACCTGAGCCGGTATGGCCTCCGCACATGGGAGGCCTGA
- a CDS encoding 1-acyl-sn-glycerol-3-phosphate acyltransferase, with product MNIIGSFISKKSEQMLSLFVTVYFWGFMLLTSLALFPIAVVLRVATAPFDRRLRLLHRFTSFWGSLYTRANPLWEVTITGTEHLAVDAPAVIIANHQSFADILVLFRLHLHYKWVSKAENFRVPLIGWNMGLNRYIRIERGSIRGNLKMMRDCEVALRDGNSLMIFPEGTRSVDGRMRPFKEGAFELAIRMRRPILPILISGTGNALPKRGIMLRGHHHMQVRILPPIDPESYRGKSAEQLAKEAFVMMSTSLSTGITVARG from the coding sequence GTGAACATCATCGGATCATTCATCTCGAAGAAGAGCGAACAGATGCTTTCGTTGTTCGTCACGGTGTACTTCTGGGGGTTCATGCTCCTGACCTCCCTCGCGCTCTTCCCGATCGCCGTGGTCCTGCGCGTGGCCACGGCACCGTTCGACCGGCGGCTGAGACTCCTCCACCGGTTCACCTCGTTCTGGGGGTCCCTGTACACCCGGGCGAACCCGCTCTGGGAGGTCACGATCACCGGCACGGAACACCTCGCCGTCGATGCGCCTGCCGTGATCATCGCCAACCATCAGTCCTTTGCCGACATCCTGGTCTTGTTCCGTCTCCACCTCCACTATAAGTGGGTCTCCAAAGCGGAGAACTTCCGTGTGCCGCTCATCGGATGGAACATGGGATTGAACCGCTACATCCGGATCGAACGCGGTTCGATCCGCGGGAACCTGAAGATGATGAGGGATTGCGAAGTGGCGTTACGGGATGGGAACTCGCTGATGATCTTTCCGGAGGGGACCCGCTCCGTGGATGGACGGATGCGTCCGTTCAAGGAGGGGGCATTCGAACTCGCGATCAGGATGAGAAGGCCCATCCTTCCCATCCTGATCTCCGGCACCGGGAATGCTCTCCCGAAGCGCGGCATCATGCTCCGGGGCCACCACCACATGCAGGTGCGCATTCTTCCACCGATCGACCCCGAAAGCTATCGCGGCAAGAGCGCCGAACAACTCGCGAAGGAAGCGTTCGTGATGATGTCCACGTCGCTCTCCACGGGCATCACGGTGGCGCGGGGCTGA
- a CDS encoding D-lyxose/D-mannose family sugar isomerase: MTRSELRKHQKRALGYLKKAHLPVTPQEARNIEVADFGLDDIAHFGLELVVYENNERYCAKELVMFPGQICPEHRHPPHARTGPGKRETFRCRWGVVYLYLEGPPARRPKGKVPADKKDVFTVWHEIVLKPGQQYTLPSNTLHWFQSGPQGAVVSEFSSSSDDESDIFTDPQIKRIPVIE; this comes from the coding sequence ATGACACGTTCCGAACTACGCAAACACCAGAAACGCGCGCTCGGGTATCTGAAGAAGGCGCACCTGCCCGTCACGCCGCAGGAGGCACGGAACATCGAGGTCGCGGATTTCGGGTTGGACGACATCGCCCACTTCGGCCTGGAGCTGGTCGTGTACGAGAACAACGAACGGTACTGTGCCAAGGAATTGGTGATGTTCCCCGGCCAGATCTGCCCCGAACACCGTCATCCTCCCCACGCCCGGACCGGACCGGGGAAGCGCGAAACCTTCCGCTGCCGCTGGGGCGTGGTGTACCTGTATCTCGAAGGCCCACCGGCCCGCCGCCCGAAAGGCAAAGTGCCCGCGGACAAGAAAGACGTATTCACCGTCTGGCATGAGATCGTGCTCAAGCCCGGCCAACAGTACACGCTCCCATCGAACACCCTGCATTGGTTCCAGTCCGGGCCTCAAGGAGCGGTCGTCTCGGAGTTCTCTTCCTCGAGCGACGATGAAAGTGACATCTTCACGGACCCCCAAATCAAGAGAATCCCGGTGATCGAATAA
- a CDS encoding PrsW family intramembrane metalloprotease, which produces MLTSLLAVSAVVPSALLVWYFHARDAYPEPPRVLWTTFGLGVLTVFPILLIGYPLQHAVALVPNPIASSLLGALFVAAIPEEFVKLLVLLGYNMRHRAFDEPMDGIVYGVVASLGFATLENILFVFGGGISVAVSRAFTAVPLHAFVGAIMGYHVGQAWRLPAERTRYILRGYGFAVLLHMLYDFPLMAMAEVEEVWTVFALGVFTLVVLFGCWIWTLRLVRRLRREQLAHGPALALPRRSSGVLVFGDGDDQDLPPATADLSGAPDAAPAESDAARVRRRITGIIVSVVGGLVASFGGMVTLGLILAFMIGVVRTEHIVDVVIGGVVSGLAPLAIGVVVFRKGVRWMNRRQ; this is translated from the coding sequence ATGCTGACTTCGCTGCTCGCCGTCTCTGCCGTCGTTCCCTCCGCGCTCCTCGTGTGGTACTTCCATGCGCGCGATGCCTATCCCGAGCCGCCGAGGGTCCTGTGGACAACGTTCGGCCTCGGCGTCCTGACGGTTTTCCCGATCCTCCTCATCGGTTACCCGTTGCAGCATGCCGTGGCATTGGTGCCGAACCCCATCGCCTCGAGTCTTCTCGGCGCACTCTTCGTCGCCGCGATCCCCGAGGAGTTCGTGAAGCTTCTCGTCCTCCTCGGCTACAATATGCGCCACCGTGCCTTCGACGAACCGATGGATGGTATCGTCTACGGCGTGGTCGCATCGCTCGGCTTCGCGACGTTGGAGAACATCCTGTTCGTCTTCGGGGGAGGCATCAGTGTCGCCGTCTCGCGGGCGTTCACGGCCGTGCCGTTGCATGCGTTCGTCGGCGCGATCATGGGCTACCATGTCGGACAGGCGTGGCGCCTCCCCGCGGAGCGCACACGCTACATCCTTCGTGGCTACGGTTTCGCGGTTCTCCTGCACATGCTCTATGACTTCCCGCTGATGGCGATGGCCGAAGTGGAGGAGGTCTGGACGGTCTTCGCCCTGGGTGTGTTCACGCTCGTTGTGTTGTTCGGCTGCTGGATCTGGACCCTCCGGCTGGTGCGGCGCCTGCGCAGGGAGCAACTCGCCCATGGCCCGGCACTGGCACTCCCTCGTAGGTCATCCGGTGTCCTGGTATTCGGTGACGGTGATGATCAGGATCTCCCGCCTGCCACCGCGGATCTGTCCGGTGCCCCCGATGCTGCGCCGGCGGAGTCGGATGCAGCGCGCGTCCGCCGGCGCATCACCGGGATCATCGTCAGCGTCGTGGGAGGGCTCGTCGCGTCATTCGGCGGGATGGTGACGTTGGGGCTGATCCTTGCATTTATGATCGGCGTGGTGCGCACGGAGCACATCGTGGATGTGGTGATCGGAGGGGTCGTGAGTGGCCTTGCCCCTCTGGCGATCGGCGTGGTGGTGTTCAGGAAGGGTGTGCGGTGGATGAACAGGCGGCAATGA
- a CDS encoding fucose isomerase: MKTIYLVASGDLRASANQKCEAAQAAMEQQVIAAVEKLGGSVTRAHAYDPVKKHGFIDSQKYGMEVFRSIPPKAPVIVAEAVWQYTHHVLPGLITHKGPILTVANWSGQWPGLVGMLNLNGSLTKAGVEYSTLWSEDFTDSFFLKGLAQWLKKGRVKHDTSHAIPYKEARIPGQAEKVGVEFAKAFREKKAIMGIFDEGCMGMYNAIIPDELLFKTGIFKERLSQSSLYAKMLTVSDAEAREVYDWILAKGMKFTYGPNEATDLTEAQVLGQCKMYIAAVRIADEFGCSTIGIQYQQGLKDLAPASDLAEGLLNNTDRPPVRHEKTGDVLYAGEALPHFNEVDECAGFDGLVTYGLWRELGYPPENTLHDVRWGRSYKDGDVRGFVWVLEISGAVPPAHLVDGFAGTVGERQPPMYFRLGGSTVKGISKPGSIVWSRVYVADDRLQCDLGLGEVVPLPIEETQDRWNQTTPQWPIMHAVLKGVSRDQMMAKHKANHIQVVYAPDAAGARKAMFAKAAAMRELGLKVHFCGVGK; encoded by the coding sequence ATGAAAACCATTTATCTTGTCGCCAGTGGCGACCTGCGCGCTTCCGCCAATCAGAAATGCGAGGCCGCACAGGCAGCGATGGAGCAGCAGGTCATCGCCGCCGTCGAAAAACTCGGCGGGTCGGTCACCCGTGCCCACGCCTACGATCCCGTCAAGAAGCACGGCTTCATCGACAGCCAGAAGTATGGCATGGAGGTGTTCCGGTCGATCCCCCCGAAAGCGCCGGTCATCGTCGCCGAAGCCGTGTGGCAGTACACGCACCACGTGCTCCCCGGTCTGATCACGCACAAGGGCCCGATCCTCACCGTCGCCAACTGGAGCGGCCAGTGGCCCGGGCTGGTGGGCATGCTCAATCTCAATGGCTCCCTGACCAAGGCCGGCGTGGAGTACAGTACATTGTGGAGCGAGGACTTCACCGACAGCTTCTTCCTGAAGGGGCTTGCCCAGTGGCTGAAGAAGGGCAGAGTGAAGCACGACACCTCGCACGCCATCCCGTACAAAGAAGCACGCATCCCCGGCCAGGCCGAGAAGGTCGGCGTCGAATTCGCGAAGGCGTTCCGCGAGAAGAAGGCGATCATGGGGATCTTCGACGAAGGATGCATGGGCATGTACAATGCCATCATCCCGGATGAACTCCTGTTCAAGACCGGTATCTTCAAGGAGCGCCTCAGCCAGTCCTCCCTGTATGCGAAGATGCTGACCGTCTCCGACGCCGAAGCCCGCGAGGTGTACGACTGGATCCTGGCGAAAGGGATGAAGTTCACGTACGGCCCGAATGAAGCCACGGATCTCACCGAGGCACAGGTCCTGGGCCAGTGCAAGATGTACATCGCGGCAGTGCGTATCGCCGACGAGTTCGGCTGCTCGACGATCGGCATCCAGTATCAGCAGGGGCTGAAGGATCTTGCGCCGGCATCCGATCTTGCCGAAGGCCTGCTGAACAACACTGACCGACCGCCTGTGCGTCACGAGAAGACCGGCGACGTACTCTATGCCGGCGAGGCGCTCCCCCACTTCAATGAAGTGGATGAATGCGCAGGGTTCGATGGCCTGGTCACGTATGGGCTGTGGCGCGAACTCGGCTATCCGCCGGAGAACACGCTGCACGATGTGCGGTGGGGGCGTTCCTATAAGGATGGTGATGTGCGGGGATTCGTGTGGGTGCTGGAGATCTCCGGTGCGGTACCGCCAGCACACCTCGTCGACGGCTTTGCCGGTACGGTGGGCGAACGCCAGCCTCCCATGTACTTCCGCCTCGGCGGTTCTACGGTCAAGGGCATCAGCAAACCCGGCAGCATCGTCTGGAGCCGCGTGTATGTCGCAGATGACCGCCTGCAGTGCGATCTCGGGCTCGGCGAGGTCGTGCCGCTCCCCATCGAGGAGACACAGGACCGCTGGAACCAGACCACCCCGCAGTGGCCGATCATGCATGCCGTCCTGAAGGGGGTATCGCGCGATCAGATGATGGCCAAGCACAAGGCGAATCACATCCAGGTCGTGTACGCGCCCGATGCTGCAGGGGCACGCAAGGCGATGTTCGCCAAGGCTGCTGCCATGCGCGAGCTCGGGCTGAAAGTGCACTTCTGTGGCGTCGGCAAGTAA